A stretch of Triticum aestivum cultivar Chinese Spring chromosome 1D, IWGSC CS RefSeq v2.1, whole genome shotgun sequence DNA encodes these proteins:
- the LOC123172562 gene encoding 40S ribosomal protein S15-like isoform X1 — protein MTDENEEKRKELAELKRTFRKFSYRGFDLDAILDMSAADLIQVLPARARRRFYRGFKRKQLMLIRRLRKAKAKMEALAGEKPGVVKTHLRDTIIVPEMTGSQIAVYNGKNFNQVEIKPEMIGHYLAEFSISYKPVKHGRPGIGATHSSRFIPLK, from the exons ATGACAGATGAAAatgaagagaagaggaaggagTTGGCTGAACTG AAGAGGACGTTCCGCAAGTTCAGCTACCGCGGCTTCGACCTCGACGCGATCCTCGACATGTCCGCCGCCGACCTCATCCAGGTCCTCCCCGCCCGCGCCCGCAGAAG GTTCTACAGGGGGTTCAAGAGGAAGCAATTGATGCTCATCAGGAGGCTGCGCAAGGCCAAGGCG AAAATGGAGGCACTTGCTGGTGAAAAGCCAGGGGTTGTGAAGACTCATCTGCGCGACACGATCATCGTGCCAGAGATGACAGGCAGCCAGATTGCGGTGTACAATGGGAAAAACTTCAACCAGGTTGAGATCAAGCCCGAGATGATTGGCCACTACCTCGCCGAGTTCTCCATCAGCTACAAGCCCGTCAAGCACGGGAGGCCCGGTATCGGCGCCACCCACTCCTCGAGGTTCATTCCTCTCAAGTGA
- the LOC123172562 gene encoding 40S ribosomal protein S15-like isoform X2, giving the protein MSAADLIQVLPARARRRFYRGFKRKQLMLIRRLRKAKAKMEALAGEKPGVVKTHLRDTIIVPEMTGSQIAVYNGKNFNQVEIKPEMIGHYLAEFSISYKPVKHGRPGIGATHSSRFIPLK; this is encoded by the exons ATGTCCGCCGCCGACCTCATCCAGGTCCTCCCCGCCCGCGCCCGCAGAAG GTTCTACAGGGGGTTCAAGAGGAAGCAATTGATGCTCATCAGGAGGCTGCGCAAGGCCAAGGCG AAAATGGAGGCACTTGCTGGTGAAAAGCCAGGGGTTGTGAAGACTCATCTGCGCGACACGATCATCGTGCCAGAGATGACAGGCAGCCAGATTGCGGTGTACAATGGGAAAAACTTCAACCAGGTTGAGATCAAGCCCGAGATGATTGGCCACTACCTCGCCGAGTTCTCCATCAGCTACAAGCCCGTCAAGCACGGGAGGCCCGGTATCGGCGCCACCCACTCCTCGAGGTTCATTCCTCTCAAGTGA
- the LOC123182579 gene encoding protein FAR1-RELATED SEQUENCE 5: MQAAADNLGEQAPGPAPAANSEQVAMPYLDQAVEPNHPGAELRLEKDNVGEQATPGGGLQLTGGNGQEHASNGIGTAVQGLLADISDKQSNSMDTRMQKHAEEQDQLHGVTQGHEMSSNDTSSGSDSGSSSGSELDTELGKCFYPSFEELENSRPPEIGMRFPTLEDAERFYSTHAMLTGFAVRRGSNYRRVKFDLECNRSGKLKPTEDLKRKRRSNALGSRCQAKVIVKLHNEQWEFIGVKHEHNHPLCPSPSLASFFLNHKYLSSEEKLFLRVLQQSRVNPRKAMNIFRRMRSNFGKVSSIKEKDTSNSQCVNQWRKENSDVETALKRFKELELRNLGFSYTMQKDEDNIVRSLFWTDARSKVDYEIFGDFISFNTTYSTNKHNMPFTPIIGMNSHGRILVFGCALLQDQKAETFKWMFQTFLHVMGGKLPRIVITDQDEGMATAISEVMPQVRHRFCKFSVMRKAHEILGAFMAARGNTNAELHSLVDNSLTEKEFEEGWDVLTERYDASENEYLRLMWETRKNWVPVYFQADFCPFVESAGHCEVANLLFKDNVLPKDRIEKFIEQYERMQEHIVKTEEEDALQSATEPAYFSMQPIEKHAARIYTRQIFLRAQNELYYSTAFNVHEIQGGYRLEKVFNYENPEFSRNSFEVLAEPGIHAFKCQCAKFTRDGILCCHIFRVFTQLGVKEIPAQYMLPRWAPKFIEERLKEYEERCSKRTENKMRYAMLLGKMADIGKGICADGAKSGCFMLELDKIQETFGSDGGRKS, encoded by the exons ATGCAGGCAGCGGCAGATAATCTCGGGGAACAAGCGCCGGGGCCTGCCCCTGCAGCCAACTCCGAACAA GTTGCGATGCCCTATCTGGACCAGGCCGTAGAACCGAACCACCCCGGTGCAGAGCTGCGCTTGGAAAAG GACAACGTCGGCGAACAAGCGACACCAGGAGGAGGTCTACAGCTGACTGGTGGAAACGGCCAG GAACACGCGTCGAATGGCATTGGCACAGCTGTACAAGGACTTCTGGCAGATATATCGGATAAACAATCCAACTCGATGGACACTAGAATGCAGAAGCACGCTGAAGAACAAGACCAATTACATGGTGTTACACAAGGGCATGAAATGTCTAGCAATGATACAAGCAGTGGAAGCGATTCAGGTAGCAGTTCAGGGAGTGAGCTAGACACTGAACTAGGAAAATGCTTTTACCCTAGTTTCGAGGAATTGGAGAATTCAAGACCACCGGAAATTGGAATGAGATTTCCAACCCTGGAAGATGCAGAACGTTTCTACAGCACACATGCTATGCTAACTGGTTTTGCAGTTAGGAGGGGGTCGAATTACAGGAGAGTGAAGTTTGACCTGGAATGCAACAGAAGTGGTAAACTAAAGCCAACTGAGGacttgaagaggaagaggaggtctaATGCTTTGGGCTCACGGTGCCAAGCAAAGGTGATAGTGAAGCTCCATAATGAGCAATGGGAGTTCATAGGAGTTAAGCATGAGCACAACCATCCATTATGTCCATCCCCATCTCTCGCAAGTTTCTTTTTGAACCACAAATACTTGTCAAGTGAAGAAAAGTTATTTCTAAGAGTTCTGCAACAAAGTAGGGTAAATCCAAGGAAAGCTATGAATATTTTCAGGAGAATGAGAAGCAACTTCGGAAAGGTATCATCAATAAAAGAGAAAGATACGAGCAATTCACAGTGTGTAAACCAGTGGAGAAAAGAAAACTCAGATGTTGAAACCGCACTGAAGCGCTTCAAAGAACTCGAGCTGCGGAACCTTGGATTTTCCTATACCATGCAAAAAGATGAAGATAACATAGTTAGGAGTCTTTTCTGGACTGATGCGAGGTCGAAAGTAGATTATGAGATTTTTGGAGATTTCATATCGTTTAATACCACATACAGCACTAATAAGCATAACATGCCTTTCACCCCTATTATTGGAATGAATAGTCATGGGAGAATCCTTGTGTTTGGATGCGCCTTGCTACAAGATCAGAAAGCTGAAACCTTCAAGTGGATGTTCCAAACTTTCTTGCATGTGATGGGAGGGAAACTGCCAAGAATAGTCATAACAGACCAGGATGAAGGTATGGCGACAGCAATTTCTGAGGTCATGCCACAAGTAAGGCACAGATTTTGCAAGTTCAGTGTGATGCGAAAAGCACATGAAATTCTAGGAGCCTTCATGGCAGCAAGGGGCAACACAAATGCAGAGCTGCACAGCTTGGTAGACAACTCACTGACAGAAAAGGAATTTGAAGAAGGATGGGATGTGCTCACTGAGAGATACGATGCAAGTGAAAATGAGTACCTCCGACTCATGTGGGAGACAAGGAAAAACTGGGTGCCTGTTTATTTCCAAGCAGATTTCTGCCCATTCGTCGAATCAGCTGGACATTGTGAGGTGGCAAACTTATTATTCAAAGACAACGTGCTTCCAAAGGACAGAATTGAGAAGTTTATTGAGCAATATGAGAGGATGCAGGAGCATATAGTAAAAACAGAGGAAGAGGATGCATTGCAGTCAGCAACTGAACCGGCGTACTTCTCCATGCAGCCAATAGAAAAGCATGCAGCACGAATATACACAAGGCAAATATTTCTGAGAGCACAGAATGAACTATACTATTCCACAGCATTCAACGTGCATGAGATACAAGGGGGATACAGACTCGAAAAGGTCTTCAACTATGAGAACCCGGAGTTCAGTAGAAATTCTTTCGAAGTGCTAGCTGAACCTGGAATCCATGCATTTAAATGCCAATGTGCAAAGTTTACTAGGGATGGGATTCTCTGTTGCCACATATTCAGAGTTTTCACGCAGCTCGGAGTCAAAGAAATACCAGCGCAGTACATGCTGCCCAGGTGGGCTCCTAAATTCATAGAGGAGCGGCTGAAAGAGTACGAGGAGAGATGCTCGAAGAGAACAGAAAACAAGATGAGATATGCGATGCTATTGGGTAAAATGGCGGACATCGGCAAGGGGATATGCGCGGACGGTGCGAAAAGCGGCTGCTTCATGCTCGAACTAGACAAGATTCAAGAGACATTTGGCAGCGATGGCGGAAGAAAATCCTAG